Sequence from the uncultured Bacteroides sp. genome:
TCCAAACTGCCAGTCAGGGAAGAGCATATATATCCGCAAGGAATAAACGCAGATGAATACAGTGAACTTACTCCTGAAATAAGCGATTCTCTTGAAAGAATACCAGCAATGGTATACATCAGAAGAATAATACGCCATAAGTATGTACTCAAATCTGATATACAGATAAAAAGTCCCGAAAGGAAAGCCTTTGAAATCGCTCCTATGCCGTTAGCTCCTGTTGACAAGTGCATTGCAGGCGCATCTGTCCTGACAGATATCATACTTGACAAGTTCATGTATCACCTTCCCTTTTACAGGGTCATTCAAAAGTACCGTGAAAGTTGCATTGTCTTCAATGACTCTACCATGAATGGTTGGTTCAGTGCCACATGCGAAAGGATAAAGCCACTGTATGACATTTTAAAGTCAGAGATACTCTCAAGTGAATATATCCAGGTTGATGAGAGTACGATTCCTGTGATTGACAATGAAAAACATCGTACGGTAAAGGGCTATATGTGGTGCGTGAGAGACGCATTGCATGGATCGGTATGCTTCAGCTATGACTTCGGTTCAAGAAGCAAGGCTACAGCACACAGACTTCTGCTTGGTTATCATGGAAATGTACAGGTTGATGGCTATAATGTATATGATGACTTTGAAAAGATTGAAGGTATAACACTCTATGGATGCTGGGCTCATGCACGACGTAAATTTGTAGAAGCCCTTGATGAGGATAATCAGAAAGCTACACAAGGTCTTGTATATATCAATAAGCTGTATCATATCGAGAGTGTAGCCGATGATATGAAACTGACAGCAGATCAGAGAAAAGACAAACGTAAGACTGAAGCATATCCAATTATCTGTGAGTTTGAAAAATGGCTTGGAGATACATGGTTGAAAGTACTTCCAGGCAGCAGAATGGGGAAAGCTATACAATATAATTATACACTCCTGCCACGTCTTGCCCGTTATGTAAATGAAGGAAGAATCAATATAGATAACAACCTTATCGAAAATGCAATAAGGCCTTTAGCCATCGGCAGGAAAAACTATCTTTTCTGTGGAAATGACGACTCAGCAGTACGTGCAGCAATAATTTATTCCTTAATAAGTTCCTGTAAGGCTGCCGGAGTTGATCCAAGAGAATGGATGACTGATATCTTAAGAAAATTACCTGTATACAAAGAATCAAAGATGGATATCAAGGAGCTATTACCAAGGAACTGGAAAAACAGGACTGATTCTTCAAATTGAAACCAACTCGAATAAAATAGTCCCAACTAGCATCAAGTTCTTCCAAGTTGAACAAACTTGATGCTAGTTGGGACTTATTTGTGATTATACGTACTTAACCGAAGGCTTACCATTCATCAGATGAACCTTGTTATACTTACATAACTT
This genomic interval carries:
- a CDS encoding IS66 family transposase; translated protein: MTEAEVIALQQENERLKNLVNSLESQLAWLRKKVFGSMSEKHLPLNPDELQLNLFPEQMSDDQKARLEAEVSAEQKNIDKIIGRTKEKPSRKPLDTSKLPVREEHIYPQGINADEYSELTPEISDSLERIPAMVYIRRIIRHKYVLKSDIQIKSPERKAFEIAPMPLAPVDKCIAGASVLTDIILDKFMYHLPFYRVIQKYRESCIVFNDSTMNGWFSATCERIKPLYDILKSEILSSEYIQVDESTIPVIDNEKHRTVKGYMWCVRDALHGSVCFSYDFGSRSKATAHRLLLGYHGNVQVDGYNVYDDFEKIEGITLYGCWAHARRKFVEALDEDNQKATQGLVYINKLYHIESVADDMKLTADQRKDKRKTEAYPIICEFEKWLGDTWLKVLPGSRMGKAIQYNYTLLPRLARYVNEGRINIDNNLIENAIRPLAIGRKNYLFCGNDDSAVRAAIIYSLISSCKAAGVDPREWMTDILRKLPVYKESKMDIKELLPRNWKNRTDSSN